In the Drosophila biarmipes strain raj3 chromosome X, RU_DBia_V1.1, whole genome shotgun sequence genome, one interval contains:
- the LOC108024179 gene encoding proton channel OtopLc isoform X18 — protein MQRCPYIHEMRERLLDQPRETLQLENMERANLLDNRQSASESNQLQGDGYHTSPAHQRTPLVPHDLGEDFNLDFDDEFPIDARRPKNAKTSLFIVTSLVYAILLIVVCIAYVISDVTTHRLPVLYYETFFTYLYGVSILFLLYVFCFLLQESSCCNGGNGGSKPKPQPKEKKSKKAKNADPADSKDAKGSKDSGKAGKGAAYQEAPVDAEVAVTPKNVRKRKTTHSDLTHGSFFLRVGAIAFGLGAMIYIGLEFGSFFEIPFDSPCHHILIGVNPLLQMIFTFMQMYFIFMNARLNIHRFKVIARFGLMHVVATNICVWIRTLVKESLLEITIYHQKNEPEAGASSIAHSIRQHALRHAGTVLRTHAGPNNEFEVLDGEDLLPKDGYKGDNVLSKLVRNTVNGISKSLGMGGDQVFASTSTTTTRAPFTTPNYQWHSTTMARKLKKFITSATTAATTAAGSSSSTSSTTISPTTSTTTILPTTSSTTILPSTTFSPISTTAALNLETSGSDSPFGGLQHILSSAAPPSLAPVDGFGSAATPTPVSGSGSFVESFLASTLSPASSTEGSASIINNLFGQGPMENSFQTYADLGHEEATGLVSFENLESLDNIYPAALSSNIGTLNSTACGRIDIMGTIVYDSAPYLYPFIIEYSLIGAVVLYVMWKHIGRYPGRMNDEDLEHRLEVMLSRRAVAMAQQARSGRVDCVGSSKGLFFGLLLLVGALICLILFFVLVRHQQFSLLAIYLADASHCILMAFAILAIIVGFIRVKNLKFRCEEQSNLNDILLRISAFGLFTYSVFSIIAGSLKVLESEPSLLVTTTGGVAVFQVILQLLFIADVSRRRVHLPEHDRSKPGRQIVTFLLICNVAMFAIYTFEAQKVFANPVSRYVRKRD, from the exons CACCAACGCACCCCACTTGTGCCCCACGATCTCGGCGAGGACTTTAATTTGGATTTTGACGACGAATTTCCGATCGACGCCCGACGACCGAAAAATGCCAA gacatcgctgTTCATCGTGACCAGCCTGGTGTACGCGATCCTCCTGATCGTCGTCTGCATCGCATACGTAATCAGCGATGTGACCACCCACCGACTGCCGGTTCTGTATTACGAGACGTTCTTCACATATCTCTACGGCGTCAGCATACTCTTCCTCCTCTACGTCTTCTGTTTCCTGCTGCAGG AGAGCTCTTGTTGCAATGGCGGCAATGGTGGCAGCAAACCGAAACCCCAACCCAAGGAGAAGAAGTCGAAGAAAGCCAAAAATGCCGATCCGGCCGATTCGAAGGATGCGAAGGGCTCAAAGGACTCCGGCAAGGCAGGCAAGGGCGCCGCATATCAG GAAGCACCGGTGGACGCCGAGGTGGCCGTAACCCCCAAGAATGTGCGCAAGCGCAAAACGACCCACAGTGATCTGACGCACGGCAGCTTTTTCCTGCGAGTGGGAGCCATCG CTTTTGGATTGGGCGCCATGATATACATTGGCCTAGAGTTTGGATCGTTCTTCGAAATACCCTTCGACTCGCCGTGCCATCACATCCTGATCGGCGTAAACCCACTGCTCCAGATGATATTCACCTTCATGCAGatgtattttatattcatGAATGCCCGG CTGAACATCCACCGCTTCAAGGTGATCGCACGCTTTGGCCTCATGCACGTGGTGGCCACCAACATCTGCGTGTGGATACGCACCCTGGTAAAGGAGTCCCTGCTTGAGATAACGATCTACCACCAGAAGAACGAGCCGGAGGCGGGAGCCTCCTCCATAGCCCACTCGATAAGGCAGCACGCCCTGCGCCACGCCGGAACCGTGCTAAGGACCCACGCCGGACCCAACAACGAGTTCGAGGTCCTCGACGGCGAGGACCTCCTGCCCAAGGACGGCTACAAGGGCGACAACGTGCTGTCCAAGCTGGTTCGCAATACCGTCAACGGTATTTCGAAGAGCCTGGGCATGGGTGGTGACCAGGTGTTCGCCAGCACCTCTACCACGACCACAAGGGCGCCGTTCACCACTCCGAATTACCAATGGCACAGCACTACTATGGCCCGCAAGTTGAAGAAGTTTATCACCAGCGCCACCACCGCGGCCACCACGGCGGCGGGCAGCAGTAgctccaccagcagcaccaccattTCACCGACCACCAGTACCACCACCATCCTGCCGACCACAAGTAGCACCACCATCTTACCGAGCACCACCTTCAGTCCCATTAGCACCACTGCCGCCCTTAATCTCGAGACCAGCGGCAGCGACTCGCCCTTCGGCGGCTTGCAGCACATCCTCTCCAGCGCCGCTCCGCCGAGCCTGGCGCCAGTCGATGGGTTCGGTtccgctgccacgcccactcccgTCTCTGGCTCCGGCTCCTTTGTAGAATCCTTCCTAGCCAGCACCCTGAGCCCAGCCAGCAGCACAGAGGGCTCGGCCAGCATAATAAACAACCTTTTCGGCCAGGGCCCTATGGAGAACAGCTTCCAAACGTACGCAGACCTGGGACACGAGGAAGCCACCGGGCTGGTCAGCTTCGAGAACCTAGAGAGCCTGGACAACATTTACCCGGCGGCGCTGTCCTCCAATATCGGCACACTCAACTCCACCGCCTGCGGACGCATCGACATCATGGGCACCATTGTCTACGACTCGGCGCCCTACCTGTATCCGTTCATCATCGAGTACTCGCTGATCGGGGCGGTGGTGTTGTATGTCATGTGGAAGCACATCGGCCGCTACCCGGGGCGCATGAACGACGAGGACCTGGAGCACCGGCTGGAGGTGATGCTCTCGCGGAGGGCGGTGGCCATGGCGCAGCAAGCGCGATCCGGACGCGTTGACTGCGTCGGCTCGTCGAAGGGCCTGTTCTTCGGGCTCCTGCTGCTGGTCGGGGCCCTCATCTGCCTGATACTCTTCTTCGTCTTGGTGCGCCATCAGCAGTTCTCGCTGTTGGCTATTTACCTCGCGGACGCCAGCCACTGCATTCTGATGGCCTTCGCAATCCTGGCCATAATAGTTGGATTCATCAG GGTCAAGAACCTGAAGTTCCGCTGCGAGGAGCAGTCGAACCTGAACGACATACTGCTTCGCATCTCAGCTTTCGGCCTATTCACCTACTCCGTGTTCAGCATCATTGCCGGCAGTCTGAAGGTCCTGGAGAGCGAGCCAAGCCTGCTGGTGACGACCACCGGGGGCGTGGCCGTCTTCCAGGTGATCCTGCAGCTGCTCTTCATCGCGGACGTGTCCCGCCGCCGCGTCCACCTGCCGGAGCACGATCGCAGCAAGCCGGGCCGCCAAATCGTCACCTTCCTACTCATCTGCAACGTGGCCATGTTCGCCATCTACACATTCGAAGCTCAAAAAGTATTCGCCAATCCTGTAAGTAGATATGTACGTAAGCGAGACTGA
- the LOC108024179 gene encoding proton channel OtopLc isoform X17, with protein MQRCPYIHEMRERLLDQPRETLQLENMERANLLDNRQSASESNQLQGDGYHTSPAHQRTPLVPHDLGEDFNLDFDDEFPIDARRPKNAKTSLFIVTSLVYAILLIVVCIAYVISDVTTHRLPVLYYETFFTYLYGVSILFLLYVFCFLLQESSCCNGGNGGSKPKPQPKEKKSKKAKNADPADSKDAKGSKDSGKAGKGAAYQEAPVDAEVAVTPKNVRKRKTTHSDLTHGSFFLRVGAIAFGLGAMIYIGLEFGSFFEIPFDSPCHHILIGVNPLLQMIFTFMQMYFIFMNARLNIHRFKVIARFGLMHVVATNICVWIRTLVKESLLEITIYHQKNEPEAGASSIAHSIRQHALRHAGTVLRTHAGPNNEFEVLDGEDLLPKDGYKGDNVLSKLVRNTVNGISKSLGMGGDQVFASTSTTTTRAPFTTPNYQWHSTTMARKLKKFITSATTAATTAAGSSSSTSSTTISPTTSTTTILPTTSSTTILPSTTFSPISTTAALNLETSGSDSPFGGLQHILSSAAPPSLAPVDGFGSAATPTPVSGSGSFVESFLASTLSPASSTEGSASIINNLFGQGPMENSFQTYADLGHEEATGLVSFENLESLDNIYPAALSSNIGTLNSTACGRIDIMGTIVYDSAPYLYPFIIEYSLIGAVVLYVMWKHIGRYPGRMNDEDLEHRLEVMLSRRAVAMAQQARSGRVDCVGSSKGLFFGLLLLVGALICLILFFVLVRHQQFSLLAIYLADASHCILMAFAILAIIVGFIRVKNLKFRCEEQSNLNDILLRISAFGLFTYSVFSIIAGSLKVLESEPSLLVTTTGGVAVFQVILQLLFIADVSRRRVHLPEHDRSKPGRQIVTFLLICNVAMFAIYTFEAQKVFANPVSRYVQLEFYGFVPWSIIQRITLPLCIFHRFHSAVTLAEIWKTTYKARLE; from the exons CACCAACGCACCCCACTTGTGCCCCACGATCTCGGCGAGGACTTTAATTTGGATTTTGACGACGAATTTCCGATCGACGCCCGACGACCGAAAAATGCCAA gacatcgctgTTCATCGTGACCAGCCTGGTGTACGCGATCCTCCTGATCGTCGTCTGCATCGCATACGTAATCAGCGATGTGACCACCCACCGACTGCCGGTTCTGTATTACGAGACGTTCTTCACATATCTCTACGGCGTCAGCATACTCTTCCTCCTCTACGTCTTCTGTTTCCTGCTGCAGG AGAGCTCTTGTTGCAATGGCGGCAATGGTGGCAGCAAACCGAAACCCCAACCCAAGGAGAAGAAGTCGAAGAAAGCCAAAAATGCCGATCCGGCCGATTCGAAGGATGCGAAGGGCTCAAAGGACTCCGGCAAGGCAGGCAAGGGCGCCGCATATCAG GAAGCACCGGTGGACGCCGAGGTGGCCGTAACCCCCAAGAATGTGCGCAAGCGCAAAACGACCCACAGTGATCTGACGCACGGCAGCTTTTTCCTGCGAGTGGGAGCCATCG CTTTTGGATTGGGCGCCATGATATACATTGGCCTAGAGTTTGGATCGTTCTTCGAAATACCCTTCGACTCGCCGTGCCATCACATCCTGATCGGCGTAAACCCACTGCTCCAGATGATATTCACCTTCATGCAGatgtattttatattcatGAATGCCCGG CTGAACATCCACCGCTTCAAGGTGATCGCACGCTTTGGCCTCATGCACGTGGTGGCCACCAACATCTGCGTGTGGATACGCACCCTGGTAAAGGAGTCCCTGCTTGAGATAACGATCTACCACCAGAAGAACGAGCCGGAGGCGGGAGCCTCCTCCATAGCCCACTCGATAAGGCAGCACGCCCTGCGCCACGCCGGAACCGTGCTAAGGACCCACGCCGGACCCAACAACGAGTTCGAGGTCCTCGACGGCGAGGACCTCCTGCCCAAGGACGGCTACAAGGGCGACAACGTGCTGTCCAAGCTGGTTCGCAATACCGTCAACGGTATTTCGAAGAGCCTGGGCATGGGTGGTGACCAGGTGTTCGCCAGCACCTCTACCACGACCACAAGGGCGCCGTTCACCACTCCGAATTACCAATGGCACAGCACTACTATGGCCCGCAAGTTGAAGAAGTTTATCACCAGCGCCACCACCGCGGCCACCACGGCGGCGGGCAGCAGTAgctccaccagcagcaccaccattTCACCGACCACCAGTACCACCACCATCCTGCCGACCACAAGTAGCACCACCATCTTACCGAGCACCACCTTCAGTCCCATTAGCACCACTGCCGCCCTTAATCTCGAGACCAGCGGCAGCGACTCGCCCTTCGGCGGCTTGCAGCACATCCTCTCCAGCGCCGCTCCGCCGAGCCTGGCGCCAGTCGATGGGTTCGGTtccgctgccacgcccactcccgTCTCTGGCTCCGGCTCCTTTGTAGAATCCTTCCTAGCCAGCACCCTGAGCCCAGCCAGCAGCACAGAGGGCTCGGCCAGCATAATAAACAACCTTTTCGGCCAGGGCCCTATGGAGAACAGCTTCCAAACGTACGCAGACCTGGGACACGAGGAAGCCACCGGGCTGGTCAGCTTCGAGAACCTAGAGAGCCTGGACAACATTTACCCGGCGGCGCTGTCCTCCAATATCGGCACACTCAACTCCACCGCCTGCGGACGCATCGACATCATGGGCACCATTGTCTACGACTCGGCGCCCTACCTGTATCCGTTCATCATCGAGTACTCGCTGATCGGGGCGGTGGTGTTGTATGTCATGTGGAAGCACATCGGCCGCTACCCGGGGCGCATGAACGACGAGGACCTGGAGCACCGGCTGGAGGTGATGCTCTCGCGGAGGGCGGTGGCCATGGCGCAGCAAGCGCGATCCGGACGCGTTGACTGCGTCGGCTCGTCGAAGGGCCTGTTCTTCGGGCTCCTGCTGCTGGTCGGGGCCCTCATCTGCCTGATACTCTTCTTCGTCTTGGTGCGCCATCAGCAGTTCTCGCTGTTGGCTATTTACCTCGCGGACGCCAGCCACTGCATTCTGATGGCCTTCGCAATCCTGGCCATAATAGTTGGATTCATCAG GGTCAAGAACCTGAAGTTCCGCTGCGAGGAGCAGTCGAACCTGAACGACATACTGCTTCGCATCTCAGCTTTCGGCCTATTCACCTACTCCGTGTTCAGCATCATTGCCGGCAGTCTGAAGGTCCTGGAGAGCGAGCCAAGCCTGCTGGTGACGACCACCGGGGGCGTGGCCGTCTTCCAGGTGATCCTGCAGCTGCTCTTCATCGCGGACGTGTCCCGCCGCCGCGTCCACCTGCCGGAGCACGATCGCAGCAAGCCGGGCCGCCAAATCGTCACCTTCCTACTCATCTGCAACGTGGCCATGTTCGCCATCTACACATTCGAAGCTCAAAAAGTATTCGCCAATCCTGTAAGTAGATAT GTTCAGCTGGAGTTCTACGGCTTCGTGCCCTGGTCCATTATCCAGCGCATCACACTGCCCCTGTGCATCTTCCATCGGTTCCACAGCGCCGTGACACTCGCCGAGATCTGGAAGACCACCTACAAGGCACGCCTGGAGTAA
- the LOC108024179 gene encoding proton channel OtopLc isoform X15 → MAPGNTHQVCYTFKPNPNKFSFMPAKITVQGTYETNPITGPIELWTSLFIVTSLVYAILLIVVCIAYVISDVTTHRLPVLYYETFFTYLYGVSILFLLYVFCFLLQESSCCNGGNGGSKPKPQPKEKKSKKAKNADPADSKDAKGSKDSGKAGKGAAYQEAPVDAEVAVTPKNVRKRKTTHSDLTHGSFFLRVGAIAFGLGAMIYIGLEFGSFFEIPFDSPCHHILIGVNPLLQMIFTFMQMYFIFMNARTRPPFQLNIHRFKVIARFGLMHVVATNICVWIRTLVKESLLEITIYHQKNEPEAGASSIAHSIRQHALRHAGTVLRTHAGPNNEFEVLDGEDLLPKDGYKGDNVLSKLVRNTVNGISKSLGMGGDQVFASTSTTTTRAPFTTPNYQWHSTTMARKLKKFITSATTAATTAAGSSSSTSSTTISPTTSTTTILPTTSSTTILPSTTFSPISTTAALNLETSGSDSPFGGLQHILSSAAPPSLAPVDGFGSAATPTPVSGSGSFVESFLASTLSPASSTEGSASIINNLFGQGPMENSFQTYADLGHEEATGLVSFENLESLDNIYPAALSSNIGTLNSTACGRIDIMGTIVYDSAPYLYPFIIEYSLIGAVVLYVMWKHIGRYPGRMNDEDLEHRLEVMLSRRAVAMAQQARSGRVDCVGSSKGLFFGLLLLVGALICLILFFVLVRHQQFSLLAIYLADASHCILMAFAILAIIVGFIRVKNLKFRCEEQSNLNDILLRISAFGLFTYSVFSIIAGSLKVLESEPSLLVTTTGGVAVFQVILQLLFIADVSRRRVHLPEHDRSKPGRQIVTFLLICNVAMFAIYTFEAQKVFANPVSRYVQLEFYGFVPWSIIQRITLPLCIFHRFHSAVTLAEIWKTTYKARLE, encoded by the exons ATGGCACCGGGAAATACACACCA GGTTTGCTACACGTTCAAGCCAAATCCAAATAAGTTCAGTTTTATGCCAGCAAAAATAACGGTACAGGGCACATACGAAACAAACCCGATAACAGGACCCATCGAACTATG gacatcgctgTTCATCGTGACCAGCCTGGTGTACGCGATCCTCCTGATCGTCGTCTGCATCGCATACGTAATCAGCGATGTGACCACCCACCGACTGCCGGTTCTGTATTACGAGACGTTCTTCACATATCTCTACGGCGTCAGCATACTCTTCCTCCTCTACGTCTTCTGTTTCCTGCTGCAGG AGAGCTCTTGTTGCAATGGCGGCAATGGTGGCAGCAAACCGAAACCCCAACCCAAGGAGAAGAAGTCGAAGAAAGCCAAAAATGCCGATCCGGCCGATTCGAAGGATGCGAAGGGCTCAAAGGACTCCGGCAAGGCAGGCAAGGGCGCCGCATATCAG GAAGCACCGGTGGACGCCGAGGTGGCCGTAACCCCCAAGAATGTGCGCAAGCGCAAAACGACCCACAGTGATCTGACGCACGGCAGCTTTTTCCTGCGAGTGGGAGCCATCG CTTTTGGATTGGGCGCCATGATATACATTGGCCTAGAGTTTGGATCGTTCTTCGAAATACCCTTCGACTCGCCGTGCCATCACATCCTGATCGGCGTAAACCCACTGCTCCAGATGATATTCACCTTCATGCAGatgtattttatattcatGAATGCCCGG ACTAGGCCGCCATTTCAG CTGAACATCCACCGCTTCAAGGTGATCGCACGCTTTGGCCTCATGCACGTGGTGGCCACCAACATCTGCGTGTGGATACGCACCCTGGTAAAGGAGTCCCTGCTTGAGATAACGATCTACCACCAGAAGAACGAGCCGGAGGCGGGAGCCTCCTCCATAGCCCACTCGATAAGGCAGCACGCCCTGCGCCACGCCGGAACCGTGCTAAGGACCCACGCCGGACCCAACAACGAGTTCGAGGTCCTCGACGGCGAGGACCTCCTGCCCAAGGACGGCTACAAGGGCGACAACGTGCTGTCCAAGCTGGTTCGCAATACCGTCAACGGTATTTCGAAGAGCCTGGGCATGGGTGGTGACCAGGTGTTCGCCAGCACCTCTACCACGACCACAAGGGCGCCGTTCACCACTCCGAATTACCAATGGCACAGCACTACTATGGCCCGCAAGTTGAAGAAGTTTATCACCAGCGCCACCACCGCGGCCACCACGGCGGCGGGCAGCAGTAgctccaccagcagcaccaccattTCACCGACCACCAGTACCACCACCATCCTGCCGACCACAAGTAGCACCACCATCTTACCGAGCACCACCTTCAGTCCCATTAGCACCACTGCCGCCCTTAATCTCGAGACCAGCGGCAGCGACTCGCCCTTCGGCGGCTTGCAGCACATCCTCTCCAGCGCCGCTCCGCCGAGCCTGGCGCCAGTCGATGGGTTCGGTtccgctgccacgcccactcccgTCTCTGGCTCCGGCTCCTTTGTAGAATCCTTCCTAGCCAGCACCCTGAGCCCAGCCAGCAGCACAGAGGGCTCGGCCAGCATAATAAACAACCTTTTCGGCCAGGGCCCTATGGAGAACAGCTTCCAAACGTACGCAGACCTGGGACACGAGGAAGCCACCGGGCTGGTCAGCTTCGAGAACCTAGAGAGCCTGGACAACATTTACCCGGCGGCGCTGTCCTCCAATATCGGCACACTCAACTCCACCGCCTGCGGACGCATCGACATCATGGGCACCATTGTCTACGACTCGGCGCCCTACCTGTATCCGTTCATCATCGAGTACTCGCTGATCGGGGCGGTGGTGTTGTATGTCATGTGGAAGCACATCGGCCGCTACCCGGGGCGCATGAACGACGAGGACCTGGAGCACCGGCTGGAGGTGATGCTCTCGCGGAGGGCGGTGGCCATGGCGCAGCAAGCGCGATCCGGACGCGTTGACTGCGTCGGCTCGTCGAAGGGCCTGTTCTTCGGGCTCCTGCTGCTGGTCGGGGCCCTCATCTGCCTGATACTCTTCTTCGTCTTGGTGCGCCATCAGCAGTTCTCGCTGTTGGCTATTTACCTCGCGGACGCCAGCCACTGCATTCTGATGGCCTTCGCAATCCTGGCCATAATAGTTGGATTCATCAG GGTCAAGAACCTGAAGTTCCGCTGCGAGGAGCAGTCGAACCTGAACGACATACTGCTTCGCATCTCAGCTTTCGGCCTATTCACCTACTCCGTGTTCAGCATCATTGCCGGCAGTCTGAAGGTCCTGGAGAGCGAGCCAAGCCTGCTGGTGACGACCACCGGGGGCGTGGCCGTCTTCCAGGTGATCCTGCAGCTGCTCTTCATCGCGGACGTGTCCCGCCGCCGCGTCCACCTGCCGGAGCACGATCGCAGCAAGCCGGGCCGCCAAATCGTCACCTTCCTACTCATCTGCAACGTGGCCATGTTCGCCATCTACACATTCGAAGCTCAAAAAGTATTCGCCAATCCTGTAAGTAGATAT GTTCAGCTGGAGTTCTACGGCTTCGTGCCCTGGTCCATTATCCAGCGCATCACACTGCCCCTGTGCATCTTCCATCGGTTCCACAGCGCCGTGACACTCGCCGAGATCTGGAAGACCACCTACAAGGCACGCCTGGAGTAA